One Phycisphaerales bacterium DNA window includes the following coding sequences:
- a CDS encoding insulinase family protein — MHKICVQLVIQALAFIWLLTVLAITASSAHGNETYTLDNGLEVTLIDAPGAKLAAIVVLYDIGGDHDPPGKSGLTHVLEHIYVTAATDQQEARDVQEYVQQYPAGWNAQTGAQYTIIATVFGNDRLEHELRDAAARMHNLRIAPSDLNREVPRVIEEVSNMFEGHPQLSAFNNGIELVRPSLHSGRRSGAPDQVRNITLTDLKTFYKNHYRPVNARLIIAAANVNRLRPLIEAMFATIESGTNIGSIPPRPKPAHDINEVITVRASRAPAALPSAAVVALRSPPVNDDAYATFLIVAGRLFLSSDMMTAAPKASVQYPIMDAPETLVITTTVRDGETIEHARSRVDALVHSALHDPVTPQDAAWVETNFGQMLGLTTIHPMMTAQNPYFSAFVTGRQAQMGVDGNTLRQQLRGVSDEELAALRDWINANTAQARLNVIPGIKAPRDTDHR, encoded by the coding sequence ATGCATAAGATCTGTGTTCAACTCGTGATCCAAGCACTGGCATTCATATGGCTACTTACAGTCTTGGCAATCACTGCTTCGTCTGCCCACGGCAACGAGACTTACACCCTTGACAACGGCCTTGAGGTCACGCTGATCGACGCCCCTGGGGCGAAGCTGGCCGCCATCGTCGTGCTGTATGACATCGGTGGTGACCATGACCCACCAGGCAAGTCAGGGTTAACCCATGTACTAGAGCATATCTATGTGACGGCCGCGACCGACCAGCAAGAAGCTCGAGATGTCCAGGAATACGTCCAGCAGTATCCCGCCGGCTGGAATGCACAGACCGGAGCGCAGTACACCATCATCGCCACCGTGTTTGGCAATGATCGCCTTGAGCATGAGCTACGCGATGCCGCAGCTCGCATGCACAATCTGCGTATCGCCCCGTCAGATCTGAATCGAGAAGTTCCTCGCGTGATCGAAGAAGTCAGCAACATGTTCGAAGGGCACCCGCAGTTATCTGCGTTCAACAACGGCATTGAACTGGTACGCCCATCACTCCATAGCGGACGTCGCAGCGGAGCCCCCGATCAAGTTCGCAACATCACGCTCACAGATCTGAAGACGTTCTATAAGAATCACTATCGACCTGTTAATGCCCGACTGATCATTGCCGCAGCAAATGTGAACCGCCTTCGGCCATTGATCGAGGCCATGTTTGCAACGATCGAGTCAGGCACCAACATCGGATCGATCCCACCGCGACCCAAACCGGCACATGACATCAATGAAGTCATCACTGTGCGCGCCAGCCGTGCGCCCGCGGCGCTCCCATCGGCAGCGGTCGTTGCCCTGCGATCACCGCCAGTGAACGATGATGCCTATGCGACGTTCCTCATCGTGGCCGGCCGCCTCTTTTTGTCGTCTGACATGATGACGGCAGCACCAAAGGCATCGGTGCAGTATCCAATCATGGATGCCCCCGAAACGCTGGTCATCACCACGACCGTCCGTGATGGCGAGACAATAGAACATGCGCGATCGCGCGTTGATGCGCTCGTACATAGCGCGCTGCATGATCCCGTGACACCGCAGGACGCCGCATGGGTTGAAACCAACTTCGGCCAGATGCTTGGCCTGACCACTATTCACCCGATGATGACTGCGCAAAACCCCTACTTCTCTGCATTTGTTACAGGGCGTCAAGCCCAAATGGGCGTGGACGGAAATACCTTGCGTCAGCAGCTTCGGGGGGTCAGCGATGAAGAACTTGCAGCGCTGCGCGACTGGATCAACGCCAACACGGCCCAGGCTCGGTTGAATGTGATTCCGGGCATCAAAGCGCCGCGAGACACTGACCACCGCTGA
- a CDS encoding nuclear transport factor 2 family protein has protein sequence MSATSDIRKCVERYYQSLYTSHPDEVRAVFHENAKITGYLPDGLHEMDVEEFAGFVASQQPSPEESKAEQMLEILSCDIAGQTACVRLRESYLGMIFIDTFGMLEVEGQWKIYNKLFHVEGMVS, from the coding sequence ATGAGCGCAACCAGTGATATTAGGAAATGCGTTGAGCGGTATTACCAGAGTCTGTATACCTCTCATCCAGACGAGGTACGCGCTGTCTTTCATGAGAATGCAAAGATCACTGGCTATCTGCCTGATGGTCTGCATGAGATGGACGTTGAAGAGTTCGCTGGTTTTGTTGCTTCACAGCAGCCTTCACCCGAAGAATCAAAGGCCGAGCAGATGCTTGAGATTCTCTCGTGTGACATTGCAGGGCAGACGGCCTGTGTGCGTCTACGCGAGTCTTATTTGGGAATGATTTTTATTGATACTTTTGGGATGTTAGAAGTCGAAGGTCAGTGGAAGATTTATAACAAGCTCTTTCACGTTGAGGGTATGGTCAGCTAA
- a CDS encoding Fur family transcriptional regulator, whose protein sequence is MHGTCTELLRNHGLQVTTQRVAILESVSKHPHCTADTVKSDVRHRIGSISHQTVYDGLGALVQHGLLRRIQPAHSPARFETRTEDNHHHLICRSCGHMIDVDCRRGCAPCLEPTDTAGFDIDEAEVIYWGHCPKCRRTNNT, encoded by the coding sequence ATGCATGGCACATGCACAGAACTTCTTCGCAACCATGGCCTTCAGGTCACCACTCAGCGGGTGGCCATCTTGGAGTCTGTGTCTAAGCACCCCCACTGCACTGCCGATACCGTCAAATCAGATGTCCGCCATCGCATTGGCTCGATCTCTCATCAGACCGTATACGACGGTCTCGGAGCGCTTGTTCAACACGGACTGCTGCGGCGTATCCAACCCGCTCACTCGCCGGCTCGATTCGAAACCAGGACCGAAGACAACCATCACCATCTTATCTGCCGATCATGCGGACACATGATCGACGTGGACTGCCGGCGTGGATGCGCCCCCTGCCTCGAACCAACAGACACCGCTGGCTTCGATATCGACGAAGCCGAAGTCATCTACTGGGGCCATTGCCCCAAATGTCGTCGCACCAACAATACCTAA